In one Castor canadensis chromosome 15, mCasCan1.hap1v2, whole genome shotgun sequence genomic region, the following are encoded:
- the LOC109680003 gene encoding aldo-keto reductase family 1 member C13-like: protein MNSKHQQVKLNDGHFIPGLGFGTYTPEEVPKSKTMEATKMAIDAGFRHIDTAHAYQVEEEVGQVIQSKIADGTVKREDIFLTSKLWCTFHRPELVQPSLERSLKKLQLDYVDLYLIHYPVPMKPGEDDFPTDENGKSMLDTVDFCATWEAMEKCKDAGLAKSIGVSNFNHRQLEMILNKPGLKYKPVCNQVECHLYLNQSKLLDFCKSKDIVLVAYGALGTQRPKRWVDPGSPVLLNDPIICAMAKKHNQSSALIALRYLLQRGIVPLAQSYKEKEIRENIQVFEFQLSSEDMKVLDGLNKNLRYLPAEFLADHPNYPFSDEY, encoded by the exons ATGAATTCCAAACACCAGCAAGTGAAACTAAATGATGGTCACTTCATTCCTGGACTGGGCTTTGGCACCTATACCCCTGAAGAG GTTCCTAAAAGTAAAACAATGGAGGCCACAAAAATGGCTATAGATGCTGGGTTCCGCCATATTGATACTGCTCATGCATACCAAGTTGAAGAGGAGGTGGGACAAGTCATTCAGAGCAAGATTGCAGATGGCACTGTGAAGAGAGAAGACATATTTCTCACTTCAAAG CTTTGGTGTACTTTCCATCGCCCAGAGTTGGTCCAACCTAGCTTGGAAAGATCACTGAAAAAACTGCAATTGGATTATGTTGACCTCTATCTTATTCATTATCCAGTGCCAATGAAG CCAGGGGAAGATGATTTTCCAACAGATGAAAATGGAAAGTCAATGTTGGACACAGTAGATTTTTGTGCCACGTGGGAG GCCATGGAGAAGTGTAAGGATGCCGGACTGGCCAAGTCCATTGGGGTTTCCAATTTTAATCACAGGCAGCTAGAGATGATCCTGAATAAGCCAGGGCTCAAGTACAAACCTGTCTGCAACCAG GTAGAATGTCATCTTTACCTCAACCAGAGCAAACTGCTGGATTTCTGCAAGTCAAAAGACATTGTGCTGGTTGCTTATGGTGCTCTGGGAACTCAGCGACCTAAAAGATG GGTGGACCCAGGCTCCCCAGTTCTCTTGAATGATCCAATTATTTGTGccatggcaaaaaagcacaatcAAAGTTCTGCCCTGATTGCCCTTCGCTACCTGCTGCAACGTGGCATTGTGCCACTGGCCCAGAGTTACAAAGAAAAGGAGATAAGAGAGAACATACAG GTTTTTGAATTCCAGTTGTCTTCAGAGGATATGAAAGTCCTAGATGGCCTGAACAAAAATTTACGCTATCTACCTGCTGAATT CCTTGCTGACCACCCTAATTATCCATTTTCTGATGAATATTAA